The genomic region ACGCCGCCGTCTATAAAAAGTCTATTTTCTATTTCTACTGGAGCAAATAACGAAGGCAACGCACCACTGGCGTTTACAGCACGAGGTAGATAGCCATTATCTAATATAACGTCTTCACCAGTTTCAACGTCTGTCGCGATACAAAAAAACGGTATTGGTAATTCACTAAATTCATCTACATCTTTAACATGTGAGAGTAATCTAGATAGTAGATTGTAAATATTCTGACCTTTGCTTAATGAGTTAGGTACTTGAACTTTAAAATCTTTAAATGGTAGAGTCACGCCATAACGTTCATTGTCCTTACGTTCAAAGTATGTTTTAGATTCACGCGGGATCTCATCAGATATAATATCGTCAAAGTCTATAGTCTGAAAAATAGAATCTAATTGTTTACCTGTATAACCAGATGCATATAGAGAACCTACAATCGCTCCCATACTAGTGCCCGCCACATAGTCTATTTTTATACCTAATGAATCAATGACTTTTAAAGTGCCTATGTGAGCAAGTCCTTTTGCGCCACCACCAGATAAAACGAGACCTATTTTGGGCTTGTCAGGATCTGAATCTTGTTGCGCGCTTAAATAAGACGCTTGCGCGAAAACGAATATTAAAATAATCCAGATATGCTTATTCATTTTCATTCTTGTAAAAATCGATAATTTTCTGCGCTCTCGAAACACCTATAATATCTTCTAATTCTTTTTTAGAGGCTGATTTAATTCTTTTAACTGATCTAAAATGTCTTAATAACTCTACAGCTGTTTTTTCTCCTATACCAGGTATGTTATCTAGTTCAGTCTCGATGGCTTGCTTGCTACGTTTATTACGGTGGTGTGTGATCCCAAAACGGTGCGCCTCATTTCTCATTTGCTGGATAACCTTAAGTGTTTCAGAGCGTTTATCGAGATACAATGGTACTGGATCGTTAGGGTAAAATAATTCTTCAAGTCTTTTAGCAATTCCTATAATAGTTATTTTTCCTCTTAGCCCTAATCGGTCTAGAGCTTTTAAACCGCTAGATAATTGTCCTTTACCACCGTCTACAACAACAAGTTGTGGTAATGACTTACCTTCTTCTAATAGTCTTCTATAACGTCTATGCACAACCTCTTCCATACTGGCAAAATCATCTGGACCTTCTACAGTTTTAATATTAAAATTACGATAATCTTTCTTACTAGGTTTTCCATTTTTAAATACCACACATGCAGCAACAGGATTAGTTCCTTGAATATTTGAATTATCAAAACATTCTATATGAACTGGTTCTACATCCAGTCTTAAATCTGCTTTCATTTGTGCCATAAGACGCTTTACGTGTCTGTCTGGATCTACTATTTTTATGGTTTTAAACTGTTCTTGTCTATAAAATTTTGCATTGCGCAGTGATAGATCTACAATCTTCTTTTTATCACCTAATTGTGGTATAGTCACCTTTATTTGATCACCTAATTTAACTTCAAACGGCACATAAATTTCTTTACACTGAGAGTTAAAACGCTGGCGCAATTCAATAATTGCAATTTCTAGCAACTCTTGATCGGTTTCTTCTAGTTTCTTTTTGATTTCTAAAGTATGGGA from Nonlabens arenilitoris harbors:
- the uvrC gene encoding excinuclease ABC subunit UvrC — translated: MELSPLEVQIRILPSTPGVYQYYDKDHKLLYVGKAKNLKKRVTSYFTKNHDSYRIKSMVKKIVTIEHIVVETEMDALLLENSLIKNRNPRYNIMLRDDKTYPWLCIKKERFPRVFLTRRMIKDGSEYYGPFSSVKTVRALLDLIKGLYPLRTCKYDLSADKINAGKYKVCLEYHIGNCAGPCDGLMSETAYAANIDNVRNIVKGDYKNAAKHFESQMMEYAANMQFEDAQRIKEKLEVLQKYQSKSTVVNSKITDVDVFSLISDETHAYVNYLQLSHGAIVRSHTLEIKKKLEETDQELLEIAIIELRQRFNSQCKEIYVPFEVKLGDQIKVTIPQLGDKKKIVDLSLRNAKFYRQEQFKTIKIVDPDRHVKRLMAQMKADLRLDVEPVHIECFDNSNIQGTNPVAACVVFKNGKPSKKDYRNFNIKTVEGPDDFASMEEVVHRRYRRLLEEGKSLPQLVVVDGGKGQLSSGLKALDRLGLRGKITIIGIAKRLEELFYPNDPVPLYLDKRSETLKVIQQMRNEAHRFGITHHRNKRSKQAIETELDNIPGIGEKTAVELLRHFRSVKRIKSASKKELEDIIGVSRAQKIIDFYKNENE